The DNA sequence ACCTTAAAGCCGTCTGGTATAAAAACGGGATGCAAAAACGAAGACGACCTTACAGACGATCGAAATGAAATTTACTTTTGGAGACTCTAAAAAGTTCGCTAATGTTCATGTTTTTGAAGCTATCAAGAAAGAACCTGATGCTCGTCTGATGGAGATCTCGGGTATGGTGTGTTCGGAAAAAACCCAgccttttaaaagaaaaatctcgtTTTCTTCTCTAAGGTAGTCTTCGTTTTTGCGTCCAGTTTTTATACCAGACGGCTTTAAGAGCGAATGTTCCCAATGGTGAAACATATCGCGGCAACAATCAAAAAATAGTCTGCTCATATTCTCAGGTTAGGTAGGCCTTGGTTTGAAACAAATCACGACATAATGAgtggtagtgatagaatgtgatgtaaagtgctgatgtttcaacccatataccatgtgagcgttagccctacagatggaaatgggcccacacaaggacagaggaaaactctgaccagggtgggatttgaacccacgaccttcgagtttgatcaccgctgctccaccgactgagctacaaggtcagacgggagcaggtcgtgggaaatgaagatattaatggcacggcaatgaatatgtagatacaaggaaaggttacgttgcattagcaacgcatggccgtgtagcacttatattaagaatgagtggtagtgatagaatgtgatgtaaagtgctgatgtttcaacccatataccatgtgagcgttagccctacagatggaaatgggcccacacgaggacagaggaaaactctgaccagggtgggatttgaacccacgaccttcgagtttgatcaccgctgctccaccgactgagctacaaggtcagacgggagcaggtcgtgggaaatgaagatcttaatggcacggcaatgaatatgtagatacaaggaaaggttacgttgcattagcaacgcatggccgtgtagcacttatattaagaatgagtggtagtgatagaatgtgatgtaaagtgctgatgtttcaacccatataccatgtgagcgttagccctacagatggaaatgggcccacacaaggacagaggaaaactcaaACGACATACTTTGTTTGGGTGAATATCGATTTATTTACGAGAAAATCGATAATAACCGAATTCACGTCAGGTCAGCATCAGCGATCGTCGATGAAGTACTGCTACAGGGAATGGAGAATGCTGCCGCTCTGCCTACCCTAGCCAGACCCGAATATTTAGCTAGAGCAGCCAATCGTTGCCGACAGTCAAAACGACCACAAGATCCAGTCGACCTTGACTTCACCATGGACGAGTCTAGTATCCCTGGGGAATTTCTTCGCGCAGATATCGAAACCCACGGAAAACGACATCTCATCTTCGCTACTGAGGAGCAACTAACGTTGTTAAGGAAAGCCAAGCGGTGGTACGTCGACGGAACATTTAAGCTGTGTCGGCCGCCCTTTACTCAGCTCTTCACGATTAATGCCTTCGTCCGCCAAGACGACCACGCAAAACAAGTCCCGCTGCTGTTTGTACTGATGTCCAGCAGAAGAAAGCATGACTACAAGAAAGTGTTAAAGAAGGTGCTGAAGATTCTGCCAACTACCCCGAGCGTCGAGCAGGTTACCGCTGACTTCGAGAGCGCCGTGTGGGGAGCATTTCGAAAAGTCCTTCCGGAAGTGCAGTTGTTGGGGTGTGCCTTCCACTGGAACCAGGCCCTTTGGAGAAAAGTTCAAGAGCTAGGCCTTCAGACTGCGTATATGAGAGACTGGGCTACGAATGGTTACATCAGGCGACTTATGGCACTACCCTTCCTTCCACATGAGACCATTGCCCCAACCTTCGAAAGCCTAAAACCAGAAGCTACGACGGAGCCTTTACAGCAGTTCGTCAGTTATATCGAGGAAAACTGGATTCGCAGTACAGTTTGGCCCCCCAAGTGCTTTAGCGTCTTTATGCAGTCAATCAGAACAAACAATGACATTGAGGGCTGGCATCATAGCCTGAACAGAAGAGCCGCTGGTCGATGTGGTCTGCACTTCTACATGTTCGTGGCCCTACTACACAAAGAAGCGAGACTAGCGTCGCTACAAGTTCGTCTAGTCTCGGAGCGCAAACTTAAGCGAATGCAGAGGTCCACCTATCGTGAAGTGCAGACGCGGCTCTTCAACCTTTGGGAGGCCTTCAACAAGAAGGAGAAATCACTAAAGCAGCTTCTCAAAGGATGTGCCATTGTAAACAGGCCAGTGATGCACTGAACTGAACTGAACTTACGCAttattaatttgcatttactagaaggatttttattttactagGTAGAATAAGTACGTTTAGTTGTATAGGCGTCCGTGATAATGGGCAAATTATATTTCGATAGGTCAGCAAGGTCGACTAGGTTGCGTTTGTTCAAGAGTGAGATAACTTCTCAACGTTGCTATGATTTAGAAATAGCTTTTTTACAAAGTAAAATAAGTACGTTAAGTCGTAGGCACTGCGTGGTAGTAGGCAAAATATATTAGGATAGGTCAACTTCAAGTTCACGATTTTTCAAGAGTATTAActaaaagataagttttcaATGATTCTGTGATTACAAATTAGCTTTTTTGCGATTACTAAgataaataaagtaaatgttTATGCTTGTTTTACACATTTTGTGTCATAATTTGGTTGGGTACGAATCGTCCAGAGGGTTGGGTACGAAAATAGCCGAATGTGGGTACGAAACGTCTAAGCCTGGGTACGAATCGTCTGGGTACGAAAAGTCCATGGGTACGAAACGACTGGTAACCATCGGGTTGACTCCACCAGGTTTTGGAATATCTACGATTTTTTTCACTGGGCTTTGTGTTTTACAAAAAGGTAACAAAAACAGAATACACATGATTAGCTGTTGTATTGTATTTTGCAGAGTTACGTAACTGAACTTAATGCCACAGATCTCAAAAAGCTTAttttatacaccttattccaaaatggcgaccaataaattattcttttgtttgcatgttaattagccctcttcgcctcgtcaacatgtataaaaaacaaaagaattttgaagtgaaaatgcggcgaagagggctaattaacatgcaaacaattGAATAATTTactggccgccattttggaataaggtgtatgggAAGTACACTGAACTGAATTGTATCCCTTCGGTGTGATTTTCTGCCCCGTGTAGGTTTTAAGTGTTACAAGGCTCTTTGCAAGCTTCACGTGACCAAAATGTTTCTTATACTGTTTGTATGGGAGTACGG is a window from the Acropora palmata chromosome 1, jaAcrPala1.3, whole genome shotgun sequence genome containing:
- the LOC141878534 gene encoding uncharacterized protein LOC141878534 — translated: MENAAALPTLARPEYLARAANRCRQSKRPQDPVDLDFTMDESSIPGEFLRADIETHGKRHLIFATEEQLTLLRKAKRWYVDGTFKLCRPPFTQLFTINAFVRQDDHAKQVPLLFVLMSSRRKHDYKKVLKKVLKILPTTPSVEQVTADFESAVWGAFRKVLPEVQLLGCAFHWNQALWRKVQELGLQTAYMRDWATNGYIRRLMALPFLPHETIAPTFESLKPEATTEPLQQFVSYIEENWIRSTVWPPKCFSVFMQSIRTNNDIEGWHHSLNRRAAGRCGLHFYMFVALLHKEARLASLQVRLVSERKLKRMQRSTYREVQTRLFNLWEAFNKKEKSLKQLLKGCAIVNRPVMH